TATTTCCTATACGGACCCTTCCGGCAAACGGGTACGCCGCTCTCTAAGAACTCGGAATAAAAGCGTAGCGACAATTAAAGCAGCAGACACTATCGACAATAAAAAATCAGCCGATTATAGTCCTCTCTCTGTTGACGCCTTTTTGTTCAAATACCGCGAATTCTTAAAAGCCACAAAAAGTAAACAAACCAGCGAGATTTTTGAAACCGCTTGGAGAAAGCTAACCAAGCTTAGAGAAATACGCGCTTTGTCAGAAATAACTCCAGCCCTGTTGGACGATCTGCAAATCGCCCAAAAAAACGCTGGCGTCGGTCATGCTGGCATAAATAGGACGACCCGCGCACTTCGTACGGCAATGATGCAGGCTGAATATTGGAGGCTTGTCACTCCACAAGACTGGAAGAGGATAGTAAAATTCCGCGAAAACAAAAACCGCGTAGAATTTCACACTATCGACGAAATAAAACAGATTTTGGCAATTTGTCCGTCTGCTGATTGGGAATTGGTAGTCCTGCTAGGTTGTCGTGCAGGCCTTCGCCGAGGCGAAATGGACCACCTTAAATGGGAAGATGT
The DNA window shown above is from Elusimicrobium sp. An273 and carries:
- a CDS encoding tyrosine-type recombinase/integrase, which gives rise to MHIYTDKRTGIKYISYTDPSGKRVRRSLRTRNKSVATIKAADTIDNKKSADYSPLSVDAFLFKYREFLKATKSKQTSEIFETAWRKLTKLREIRALSEITPALLDDLQIAQKNAGVGHAGINRTTRALRTAMMQAEYWRLVTPQDWKRIVKFRENKNRVEFHTIDEIKQILAICPSADWELVVLLGCRAGLRRGEMDHLKWEDVDFVRGQLHIAANKTENFRFVPIDPVLKSALLSAQKKAKNEFVVNVGLSSSRGSKDYITTYYAHFTRKLPFHCHLHKLRHTFASHLVQAGADLYHVSKLLGHSSIKMTEIYAHLAPRALVDVVALLPKFNN